Proteins encoded together in one Lathyrus oleraceus cultivar Zhongwan6 chromosome 5, CAAS_Psat_ZW6_1.0, whole genome shotgun sequence window:
- the LOC127085299 gene encoding phytoene synthase 2, chloroplastic: MMSGVLLWVNCGLKENAISLMGLGGRGVRIEKRFRHCSGISFASFSNAVVEPTRSSEERVYEVVLKQAALVKEQRRIVKKRGLNLDTKPIEGDFTNGDLLSSAYDRCGDVCAEYAKTFYLGTQLMTEERRKAIWAIYVWCRRTDELVDGPNASHITPKALDRWEQRLTDVFEGRPYDMYDAALSDTVTKYPVDIQPFKDMIEGMRLDLRKSRYNNFDELYLYCYYVAGTVGLMSVPVMGIAPQSKASTESIYNAALALGIANQLTNILRDVGEDARRGRVYLPQDELAKAGLSDDDIFRGRVTDKWRNFMKGQIKRARMFFDEAEKGVSELSSASRWPVWASLLLYRQILDSIEANDYNNFTKRAYVGKAKKLLSLPVAFGIAIFGPQKLTKMTTR, encoded by the exons ATGATGTCTGGTGTTCTTCTTTGGGTGAACTGTGGACTCAAAGAGAATGCCAtttctttgatgggtcttggaGGAAGAGGTGTGAGAATTGAGAAGAGATTTAGACACTGTTCTGGAATTAGTTTTGCTAGTTTTTCGAATGCGGTTGTTGAACCTACAAGATCTTCAGAGGAGAGGGTGTATGAAGTGGTGTTGAAACAAGCAGCACTAGTGAAGGAACAAAGAAGAATTGTTAAGAAGAGAGGTTTGAATTTGGATACTAAGCCTATTGAAGGTGATTTCACTAATGGAGATCTTTTGAGTTCTGCTTATGATAGGTGTGGTGATGTTTGTGCTGAGTATGCCAAGACATTTTATCTAG GCACACAATTGATGACAGAAGAGAGGAGAAAAGCTATTTGGGCCATTTATG TGTGGTGCAGAAGAACAGATGAGCTAGTGGATGGTCCTAATGCTTCACACATCACACCAAAGGCCTTGGACAGATGGGAACAAAGATTAACGGATGTTTTCGAAGGTCGTCCTTATGATATGTATGATGCTGCACTTTCAGATACTGTCACAAAGTACCCTGTTGATATACAG CCCTTTAAGgacatgattgaagggatgaggCTGGACCTGAGAAAGTCAAGATACAATAACTTTGATGAACTATACCTCTATTGCTACTATGTCGCCGGAACAGTTGGTCTTATGAGTGTTCCTGTAATGGGGATAGCACCACAATCAAAAGCTTCAACAGAGAGCATCTACAATGCTGCATTGGCTCTTGGCATTGCTAATCAACTTACCAACATACTCAGAGATGTCGGAGAAGA TGCTAGAAGAGGAAGGGTGTATCTTCCACAAGATGAATTAGCAAAAGCAGGCCTATCAGATGACGACATTTTCCGAGGCCGAGTAACGGACAAGTGGCGCAATTTTATGAAGGGACAAATAAAAAGAGCAAGAATGTTTTTTGATGAAGCAGAGAAGGGTGTTTCAGAGCTTAGTTCTGCTAGTAGATGGCCTGTTTGGGCATCTTTGTTGTTGTATAGGCAGATTTTAGATTCAATTGAAGCTAATGACTACAATAACTTCACTAAAAGGGCTTATGTAGGAAAAGCTAAAAAGCTTTTATCACTACCTGTTGCTTTTGGAATAGCAATTTTTGGACCACAGAAGTTAACCAAAATGACTACAAGATGA